The DNA window ATGCGGGTGTCCCTCTATGGGTATCAGCACGCGTGGCCCGTCCCGCTTGCGCTCGGAATGGGATTTCTGGCCGCGTTCTGCGTGCTCTTCTTGTATGTGACCTGGGCCTACTTCTGGGTGGCAGGGGGGCACGCGCCGTATCACGCTCGCACGGCTTGGACGAAAGCCCTTGTGGTGTTGGTTGGGCTGGGGCTTTTCCAGGGGTACGTGCTATTATCGCCGGATCCCGCGCACGTCAAATCCGACGCGGTCCACGCCGAGTACCGCCGGCTCCACCCCCTGCTCCGGACGAGCCTCGCCACGATGATCCTCGTGGATGAACACCTGCTCATCACCGACCTGTCGCGGCACCCGAGCGACTATGAGGCGATGGGGCTCCCCACCAATCCGCGCTCCCTGCACTACCCGCAGGCAGACGGCTATGTGCACGCGGTAGACCTGCGCACGAAGGGGCACTACGAGATTCGCAACCTCCTGATGCGAGGCTATTTTGCGGCATTGGGGTTCCGCACCCTCCGCCACGTGGGCACGGCCGACCACCTGCACGTGGCGCTTCCGTCCCCGGATTAGGCTATTCGTTCCGAAGGCAACATGTCCGGTTTGGAGATCCGGAACCGCTTCCAGATGAAAAGGCGATGGGACGTCGGTATTCTGGGCCTCACTACAACGGATTTCTTTCTGGCCAGTACATTATCATGGACCGATTTCTTCGTCTCTCGCTCGCCTCTGTTCTTGTATTGATCATTGCTGGGGGCGGAGCGGCGATGGCCCAGAACGCTCCGGCCGCCGATTCTCCGTACCGCATCATCGGGTACGTGACTGGTGGGGCGGACATCTGGGACGTGGATGCGGAGAAGCTCACCCACATCAACTACGCCTTTGCGCAGGTGAGCGAAGCGGACACAATCGGATTTCAAAACGAAAAGGCCCCGCAGCACCTGGCTCAGCTTCAGGCCTTGAAGGCGCGCAACCCGGACCTCAAGCTGCTCGTGTCGGTCGGCGGCTGGGGGGCGAAGAACTTCTCCGATGCTGCCCTCACCGAGGCGTCGCGCGCCCGGTTCGCCCACAGTGCGGTACGAATGGTGAAGCAGTACGGGCTCGACGGCATCGACATTGACTGGGAGTTTCCGGGCCAGGCGGCCGGCGGCATCAAGGCACGACCCGAGGACGAGCGCAACTTTACCCTGCTGCTGAAGACGTTGCGCACGCACCTCGACTCCCTCAGCGCTGTGCGGGAACGGGTGGGGGAGGATCGATACCTGCTCACGATCGCCAGCAACGATGACGAGGCCTACTTCGAGCACACCGAGATGGAGAAGGTGCACCGGCACCTCGACTTCATCAACATCATGACGTACGATTTTTTCTCCAGTGGCTCGGAGATGACCGGACATCACACCGGCCTCTACCAGTCTGCGCATGCCGGGGCGCCAACGCGCACGTCGGCTGCGGCGGTGGAGCGGCACCTGGACGCGGGCATTCCGCCGAAGAAACTGACCCTTGGGGTCGCCTTCTATGGACGGTCGTGGACGGGGGTGAGCCCGAAGCGAAACGGGCTCAACCAGCCATTCGAGGAATTTGCGGGCTACCGGGCTTACGAGACGCTCGTCCGAGAGTACATCAATCAGCGGGGCTTTACGCGGCACTGGGACGAGAGCGCCAAGGCGCCGTACCTATGGGCGCCCGACTCTACTACCTTCGTCTCATACGAAGATCCAGAATCCCTTCGGCACAAGGCGAAATTCGTGCGGGAGAAAGACCTCGGCGGCATTATGTACTGGGAGCACAGCCTGGACTACCACGAGGTGCTGCTCGACGTGCTGTATGAGCAGTTGCGGTAGAGATCTCGTCGGAGTTGCGGGGCGGTAGGCCTATTCGTCCCTCAGGGCCGTGGCGGGGCTCGCCTGCGCCATGCTCCACGCCGGATACAGGCCGGCCAGAAGGGCCGCCCCCACGGCCAGAAGGAGGGCCTGCAAGAGAATGTCCGGCGAGACGGAGAGTTGCATCGTCCACCCGAATGAGCGCTTGTTGATGACGAAGACGAGGACGTACGCCAGCGCGTAGCCGAGCGGGAGGGACAAAAGGCCGGCGATGGTGCCCATGAGGCCCGTCTCGATCGTCACGAACCCGCCCAGCTGCGGCGGCGTCATGCCCGTAGCGCGCAGCACCCCCATTTCGCGCCGGCGCTCCAGCTCCAGCGCCATCAGCGCACTGAGCACCCCGATGAACGCGACCACAATCGCGAGAATACGGAGGACGGTCGTGATCGTAAACGTGCGGTCGAAGACTTGGAGCGACGTTTCGCGCAGCGCCTTGTTCGAGCGAATGATGACGTCCTGGAGGCCCTGCACCTCGGCCCGCATGTCGGCAATGAGATCGTCGACGCTCGTGCCCTCAGCCGCGTAGAACGCCAGTCCCGAGACGCCGTCATCGTCGTAGAAACGCTCGTAGGTGCCGCGGCTCATCATCACGACGCCGCGATCCGACCCGTAGTCGTAGTAGATGCCCTCGATGGGGAAGGATGCTCGTCCGCGATCCGTCTGGAGCCGTACCGTATCGCCCACGGCGAGGTCGTGGCGGTAGGCGTAGGGTTCGGAAATGAAGACCGTCGCGCTGGTGCGAAATTGCGGCCAGATCTTATCTGGTTCGCCCACCTTGAACCGGTACACGTCCGGCGTCTCGGGGCCGGGCTCGATCGCCACGAGCTCCGTCGGGCCCACATTCGCCTGTACGGAGACGCGCCGGACGGAGTAGGCGCCCGCAACGTTCTCCATACTGCGCAGGCGGGCCGTGACGGTCGAGTCGATCGTGGCGTTGGAGCGGCGGAAGACGAGGCTCGGCGGCTGCACGTACACGTCGGCCTGGAGCGACTGCGTGAGCCAGTCCTCCACCGTGCCGCGAAAGCTGTCGATCATGAGGCCGACGCCGATGGTCGCGGCCACGGCTACCATGAGTGCCGCGATGGCCACGCCGGTGCGGCTGAGGCTCGTGACCACGCCCCGCGCCGCCATCCGTCCCAGCACACCGAAGAGACGGTCCAGCAGGGGGCGAAAGGCCTTCGCAAGTCCCATCACGGCCAGGGGGGTGACGAGCGCCGCCGCAATCAGCAGGCACAAGAGTGCGGCGTAACTCACGACGATGCTCTGCTCCGTCACGGTCAACATCACGACCCCGAGTGTGCCGACCAGTACCCCACCGCCTGCCAGCCAGGGGGCGAGGGCCTGTACGTTTGTCTCCTGCGTGGAGCGCCGCAGCACGGTGCTGACCGGTGCGTTCGTGGCTTCTCGGGCGGGCGGAAGTGCGGCCAGGATGGTCGTACCGATGCCCAACAGGCTTCCCTTCACTAAAATCCACGGCGTGATGGACAGCTCGCTCACCTGCACCACGAAGTAGAGGTCGTTGATTGTCTGCGCCAGGAGCTGCACGAGGCCCGACGCCAGCACGATGCCCAGCAGCAGTCCGATGCCGGTGCCCACGACCCCGAGAATCGCGGCTTCGCCCAACACGAGCCCGAAGATCTGCCGCTGCGTAACGCCGAGCGCCCGCAGCCGCCCAATCAGGCTGCGCCGCTGCACGATGGAAAACGTCATCGTGTTGTAGATGAGGAACGCGCCCACCACGAGCGCGAGCAGGCTGAGGGCCGTTAGGTTCAGCTCGAAGGCCCGCGTCATCTGCTCTACGGTCTGCGTGCGAGTCTCGGAGCGCTGCACGCGGGCACCGTCCGGCAGCGTGGCGCGGATGCGGTCCAGGGCTGTGGTCTGTTCTGCGTCGTCGGACGGCAGGATGAGGTCGATGCGGCTGAGGGTCCCGCGCATATCGAAGAGCCCTTGCGCCGTCGACACGTCCACGACCAGCAGATTGGCCACGGCGCGGCGGGTGCGCTCGTCCTCCGGCTCCACGACCCCAGCAAGGAGTACCGGCCGCATCGTCCCCTCAATTTGGACGGCAAGCGTATCGCCAGGATTCAGCCCGAGCGTCTCTGCCGTAGGGGCGGACATCAGCGCCGCATCCTGCGTCATGAACGTGCCGAGATCGAGGTCGCCCCCGGCCCCGGTGCCGAGGTAGGGGCGGAAGGGGGCGTCGGTGAACGGGTCGATGCCCACGACCTGGAACGTCCGGTCGCCTCGTTCGAGAGAGGCGTATCCTTCCACGATGGGGGCAGAGGGCCGCACACCTGCCTCGGTCCGCAGTTGTCGGTAGACGTCATCGTCCAGCGTCTCGCCCGCGCCCACGACTTGGTGCGTCGCCTTGCCTGTCACCGTCTCCGCCGAGAGCTGGAAGGCGCGCTCCGCGCTCGTGTTGGCGAGGTCGATCGACACCACCACGGCCACGCCGATCGCCACGCCCAGCACCGAGAGGCCCATGAGCCACGGGTGGCGGGTGAGGTAGCGACGGCTGGATCGTTGCAGGAGAGACATTCTGATTTCGGGGATGGGCGTTTGGGAGTGCGTGCGTGTGGGACTTAAGGAATGAATCGTTCCGCATCCCGAGGTGTATTCAAGAAGCCGTTCTTCACCAGCCTCTTTATGGCCATGAAATTCGACGGGATCGTCTCCAGTCCCGACACCTTGAGCGGTGCCCCTCGAATTCAGGGCACTCGGATCAGCATCTCAATGGTGCTCGAATGGGTCGCAAATGGGGCCGGACCGCAAGCAGATCCTTGAGGACTACCCGCACCTGGAAGCGGAAGACATCGAGCAGGCTCTTCTGTATGCCGCCCGCTTTCTCGAGAATGAGGTCGTTGAGACGGGCACCGTTCCCGAATGATCGACTTTGAGGCGCGCCTTCTAACTGATGAGAATGTTCATCCTCAGGTGGTTTCATTTCTTCGTGGCCGGGGATGTAACGTTCTCGACGTAAAAGAGCTTGGGCAGATGGGGACATCCGATCCAGAAATCGTTCGCCGGGCCGCCAATAAAGGTCGCATGATTATCACCCATGACCGGGATGTTGATTGATTGCTGATGGCACAGGGGCAGTTGTCGGTTAGATTGATCAACCGATTCGTGAGGAAGTCGTCGAAAGTGCTGCTCGTATCCGATTTTTCAATCTTGAAAGCATTCCCTTCGTCGCTCTAGGACATCTGAGATGTCCAAGCTTGACTGAGAGCCTATCTGCTGGACGGAAGAGGCTTCCTCATTCTGCTGAATAGCAACGGTGTTGATTGTCAAGCAGAAGAAGCCTGATACTCCGGATTCCAATGGGTGCCATTTTTCATCATCGTGTTCATGATCACAAGGAGCTTTCGCATGCAGGCCACCAGCGCTGTCTTCTTGGCCTTTCCTCGATCGACCAACCGATCGTAGAACTCCCGAATTTTTCGGTTATACTGGGTAGCCGAGAGAGCTGCCATATACAGGGCTTTTCGAACCGAGGCCCGACCGCCCCAGGTACTTCGTTCTCCACGATGTTTGCCGCTATCTCGGTTGAGCGGAGCCACGCCCGCGAGTTTGGCAATTTCCTGACGATTTGCTTCACCAAGTTCCGGAAGCTCCGCCATGAGAACGTGGGCGGTTGCCTCTGCCACGCCTGGAATTGAACAGAGAAGTTCCTCTTCCTGGCGCCAAAGCGGACTGTTTTCGACTGCTTCCTCGATTTGACGTTCGGTTTCTTCGAGACGCTCTTCCAGAAAGGCCAAATGCTCTTCGATGTCCGAGCGCACAGCCTCGGAAGGGGCCGTCCCGAGCCGGTTCTCCTCTGCGGTCTTCATCTTCTGTAGTTGCCGTCTGCGAGCCACAAGAGCCGAAAAGACCTCCTGATCGGCGGAAGGAGCCGGGCGAACCTCCGGTTTAATTCGTTCGGCAAAGAGAGCCAAAACGCAAGCATCGATCTCATCGGTCTTAGCCAGGCGACCTGTCGCCCGAGCAAAGTCTCTGGTCTGACGGGGGTTGACAACTGCTACCGGAAGGCCAGCGGCCGCAAGGGCGGCGCTAACCGGTCGTTCGTAGCCGCCAGTGGCTTCCAGAACGATTCGCTCGGGCTCGACCTGGGTGAGCTGTTCTTCGAGCTGATCGATACCATCGGAATTGTTGTCAAAGCGGCGAGTTCTCTTCTTATCGGAATCAAACCGAATAGCCAAGTCCAAGTGATCTTTGGCCACGTCAATGCCAACGCACGTCATAACGGGCAGGAAGACAATGAGCGAGATAGCATGTGTCGCCGCGGCCCCACCTTGCAGGATACGAACTCGAAGCGGAAGGTCTTTTCCGACTCCGGTTCAGGCAACGGTTCGGGCTCCAAAGCGACAAATTGAGGCAGCGCTCCAGCTAACAGACGGTCTCTCTTCCGGACCTGGTTGGTTACGAGCTACTGCCTCCAGAACGCGAAAGTGCTGTGTTCTGGAAGATACAAGGCTCCAAATCAAGTTTGGAGCGACGGTGTATGTCATTTCCATAGTTAATGCGATAGTTCTGGACTCTCCTGATAAGATTGGGGGAGTGGGAACTGCGACCCGGACACATCAATCCGGAATTTACGACTGGGACGCTCCGAGTTCTGTCTGAGTATGAGCGACCCGATCGGCCTTCATAGTGGTTGCAGAGCGCGAAAAGCAGAAGGTGAGCGTTCGGGGGCGAACCATTGGATAGACCTCCGGTGACTCCAAAGAGGGGAGAAGCATCATGCACTCGTCGTGAGAAAGTCGGGCTCCCCCTCGTGAAGAACGCCGCCGCGCAGGTGAAGGAGGCGGTCCGCTCGGTCAAGGGCCTCGCGGTCGTGTGTGGCGATGAGCAGGGTGGTGTCGGTCTCGCGCACGAGCTCATCCAGCAGGGCGAGGACCTGCTGTCCCGTCTCATAGTCGAGGTTGCCCGTCGGTTCATCGGCCAGCACGAACAACGGATTGTGGGCGAGGGCGCGGGCCACGGCCACACGCTGCTGCTCGCCTCCCGACAGTCGGTCGGGAAAGCTGTCGGTGCGGTCGGCCAATCCCACGCGACCCAGAATCTCCTCCGCGCGTTGGCGGGCGTCGTCAGACGTTTCCCCGGCCAGTTCGAGGGGCAGCAGCACGTTCTCGACCACCGTGAGCGTCGAGATCAGGTTGAACGACTGGAAGACGAAGCCGATATTCGACCGCCGGAACAGCGTGCGGTCGGTTTCGGACAGTTCCGTCAGCTCCGTGCCGTCGATCGAAATTCGCCCCGAGGTGGGTAGGTCGATGCCGCTGATGAGGTTAAGGAGCGTACTCTTTCCAGCGCCGCTCCGCCCCATGAGAACCGCAGTCTTGCCGCGGGCGAGCGACAGCGACAGGTCGCGGAGCACGGCCCGTTCGGCATCGCCCTCGCGGTACGTCTTGGTCACGTTGGTCAGCTGGAGAAGCGGAGACTGGGCCGGAGACTCAGAAGCCATAAACAGCAGGATCGATCAGGAAAAATAGTGTCTGTTGCACCTCTCCGGTCTGAGAAGGTTCTTGGGGGAGAGTGGACTGAGAATGATCGTGCACGCATTTTTACAGCGTTGGTGCACACGGCGAACGTGTAACGGTTCGACGGCCGTGTACGTACCCCAATCTAGTGCTCAGTCAAGCTGAGGATGTCGGGTACCGAATTGTGCTCTGCGTCCAAAGGTTGCTGTCTGCTACGAAATTATGATTCGATGAGCAACGTTCAACCCGACACGGAGAACATGACGCAGCACTAGCATCGGCGGGCGCTCATCGAATCCCGTCGACGAGCGAGCGTGTTGCTCGCATCTTCTGCCGTGGACGACGATACTCCCTCGTGTCTGAACATCGACAATCCTCACTGCTTCTCTGGTACAGTCCCGATCGTTCATGCAGCTCTCCATTGAGAACGTCTCGAAGACCTATCCGAACGGTACGCAGGCCCTAAAGGACGTGTCGCTTACCATTCCGCCCGGGATGTTTGGACTCCTCGGTCCGAACGGTGCCGGCAAATCGACACTCATGCGCACGGTTGCCACCCTTCAGGAGCCCGACACCGGCTCGATCCACCTCGGCGACATTGACGTGCTAGATGACGAGCACGCCCTCCGCAAGCGTCTCGGGTATCTGCCGCAGGAGGTGGGGGTATACGACAATGTGACGGCAGAGTCGCTGCTCGACCACTTCGCCACGCTCAAAGGCATCGACGGGCGGACGAAGCGCCGCGAGGTGGTCGATGCCCTGCTGGACCGCGTGAACCTAGCGGATGCCCGCGACCAAGAGCTCGGGGGCTACTCGGGCGGCATGAAGCGGCGCTTTGGGATTGCGGTGGCGCTCATCGGCAACCCGGAGCTTATTATCGTTGATGAGCCGACCGCCGGCTTGGATCCCGCCGAGCGGGTGCGCTTCCTCAATCTGCTGAGCGAGATTGGAGAGGACAGCGTCGTCATCCTCTCCACTCACATCGTGGCTGACGTGCGAGAGCTGTGCACGCAGATGGCCATCATCCGTGCCGGGGAGATCATCTTTGAGGGCGAGCCGCAATCC is part of the Salinibacter sp. 10B genome and encodes:
- a CDS encoding IS110 family transposase; amino-acid sequence: MTCVGIDVAKDHLDLAIRFDSDKKRTRRFDNNSDGIDQLEEQLTQVEPERIVLEATGGYERPVSAALAAAGLPVAVVNPRQTRDFARATGRLAKTDEIDACVLALFAERIKPEVRPAPSADQEVFSALVARRRQLQKMKTAEENRLGTAPSEAVRSDIEEHLAFLEERLEETERQIEEAVENSPLWRQEEELLCSIPGVAEATAHVLMAELPELGEANRQEIAKLAGVAPLNRDSGKHRGERSTWGGRASVRKALYMAALSATQYNRKIREFYDRLVDRGKAKKTALVACMRKLLVIMNTMMKNGTHWNPEYQASSA
- a CDS encoding DUF433 domain-containing protein, producing MGPDRKQILEDYPHLEAEDIEQALLYAARFLENEVVETGTVPE
- a CDS encoding ABC transporter ATP-binding protein; the protein is MASESPAQSPLLQLTNVTKTYREGDAERAVLRDLSLSLARGKTAVLMGRSGAGKSTLLNLISGIDLPTSGRISIDGTELTELSETDRTLFRRSNIGFVFQSFNLISTLTVVENVLLPLELAGETSDDARQRAEEILGRVGLADRTDSFPDRLSGGEQQRVAVARALAHNPLFVLADEPTGNLDYETGQQVLALLDELVRETDTTLLIATHDREALDRADRLLHLRGGVLHEGEPDFLTTSA
- a CDS encoding FtsX-like permease family protein → MSLLQRSSRRYLTRHPWLMGLSVLGVAIGVAVVVSIDLANTSAERAFQLSAETVTGKATHQVVGAGETLDDDVYRQLRTEAGVRPSAPIVEGYASLERGDRTFQVVGIDPFTDAPFRPYLGTGAGGDLDLGTFMTQDAALMSAPTAETLGLNPGDTLAVQIEGTMRPVLLAGVVEPEDERTRRAVANLLVVDVSTAQGLFDMRGTLSRIDLILPSDDAEQTTALDRIRATLPDGARVQRSETRTQTVEQMTRAFELNLTALSLLALVVGAFLIYNTMTFSIVQRRSLIGRLRALGVTQRQIFGLVLGEAAILGVVGTGIGLLLGIVLASGLVQLLAQTINDLYFVVQVSELSITPWILVKGSLLGIGTTILAALPPAREATNAPVSTVLRRSTQETNVQALAPWLAGGGVLVGTLGVVMLTVTEQSIVVSYAALLCLLIAAALVTPLAVMGLAKAFRPLLDRLFGVLGRMAARGVVTSLSRTGVAIAALMVAVAATIGVGLMIDSFRGTVEDWLTQSLQADVYVQPPSLVFRRSNATIDSTVTARLRSMENVAGAYSVRRVSVQANVGPTELVAIEPGPETPDVYRFKVGEPDKIWPQFRTSATVFISEPYAYRHDLAVGDTVRLQTDRGRASFPIEGIYYDYGSDRGVVMMSRGTYERFYDDDGVSGLAFYAAEGTSVDDLIADMRAEVQGLQDVIIRSNKALRETSLQVFDRTFTITTVLRILAIVVAFIGVLSALMALELERRREMGVLRATGMTPPQLGGFVTIETGLMGTIAGLLSLPLGYALAYVLVFVINKRSFGWTMQLSVSPDILLQALLLAVGAALLAGLYPAWSMAQASPATALRDE
- a CDS encoding glycoside hydrolase family 18 protein: MDRFLRLSLASVLVLIIAGGGAAMAQNAPAADSPYRIIGYVTGGADIWDVDAEKLTHINYAFAQVSEADTIGFQNEKAPQHLAQLQALKARNPDLKLLVSVGGWGAKNFSDAALTEASRARFAHSAVRMVKQYGLDGIDIDWEFPGQAAGGIKARPEDERNFTLLLKTLRTHLDSLSAVRERVGEDRYLLTIASNDDEAYFEHTEMEKVHRHLDFINIMTYDFFSSGSEMTGHHTGLYQSAHAGAPTRTSAAAVERHLDAGIPPKKLTLGVAFYGRSWTGVSPKRNGLNQPFEEFAGYRAYETLVREYINQRGFTRHWDESAKAPYLWAPDSTTFVSYEDPESLRHKAKFVREKDLGGIMYWEHSLDYHEVLLDVLYEQLR
- a CDS encoding ABC transporter ATP-binding protein, whose product is MQLSIENVSKTYPNGTQALKDVSLTIPPGMFGLLGPNGAGKSTLMRTVATLQEPDTGSIHLGDIDVLDDEHALRKRLGYLPQEVGVYDNVTAESLLDHFATLKGIDGRTKRREVVDALLDRVNLADARDQELGGYSGGMKRRFGIAVALIGNPELIIVDEPTAGLDPAERVRFLNLLSEIGEDSVVILSTHIVADVRELCTQMAIIRAGEIIFEGEPQSAIADLDGQIWRKTVTKDTLPDHEAEFDVISTKLVAGRPVIHVHSAEQPHDSFEPVEPDLEDVYFTRMKDGAQSEPAPAVS
- a CDS encoding DUF5615 family PIN-like protein, with the translated sequence MIDFEARLLTDENVHPQVVSFLRGRGCNVLDVKELGQMGTSDPEIVRRAANKGRMIITHDRDVD